The following proteins are encoded in a genomic region of Thiomonas sp. X19:
- a CDS encoding SIS domain-containing protein, with protein MVNIKDILEAEARAIRSIPADNPFGDSVQCFLASARAGGKVVVSGVGKAGGIGAKIATTLCSVGVPSIFLHPLEAQHGDLGVLGVHDCLLLISNSGKTREVVELVHLARRLHPEVRIVTITGKRGSELAACSDLVLWTGDPAEVCPLGLAPTTSTTVISVIGDVLTVLAVQLGGFTRNDYALRHHGGYLGAVAKLR; from the coding sequence ATGGTGAACATCAAAGACATCTTGGAAGCTGAAGCCCGCGCCATCCGCTCCATCCCTGCAGACAACCCCTTTGGGGATTCAGTTCAGTGCTTCCTCGCCTCGGCCCGTGCCGGGGGCAAGGTGGTCGTCTCCGGCGTTGGCAAGGCTGGCGGCATCGGCGCGAAGATCGCGACGACGCTGTGCTCGGTTGGTGTGCCCTCGATCTTCCTGCACCCGCTTGAGGCCCAGCATGGCGATCTGGGGGTGCTTGGTGTCCATGATTGCCTGCTGCTCATCTCGAACTCGGGCAAGACAAGGGAGGTCGTCGAATTGGTGCATCTGGCGCGGCGACTGCACCCGGAAGTGCGGATCGTCACGATCACGGGCAAGCGCGGCTCGGAACTTGCCGCGTGCTCAGACCTGGTGCTGTGGACGGGAGACCCCGCCGAAGTCTGCCCGTTGGGCCTGGCTCCCACGACATCAACGACCGTGATTTCAGTGATTGGCGATGTGCTTACGGTGCTGGCCGTCCAGCTCGGCGGTTTCACCCGCAACGACTATGCGCTGCGGCACCATGGCGGGTACTTGGGCGCGGTGGCAAAGTTGAGGTGA
- a CDS encoding type II toxin-antitoxin system RelE/ParE family toxin encodes MLMVKPLPQFTAWLDGLTDATVRGVVVARIKRLELGLLGDVEPVGEGVHELRIHVGAGWRVYFTQRGGQVIVLLAGGSKRTQQSDIKRAKKLAAQLED; translated from the coding sequence ATGTTGATGGTCAAGCCGCTTCCACAATTCACCGCTTGGCTCGATGGCTTGACCGATGCCACGGTGCGCGGCGTCGTGGTGGCGCGCATCAAGCGGTTGGAACTCGGGCTGCTGGGCGATGTGGAACCGGTCGGCGAGGGTGTCCACGAGCTGCGCATCCACGTTGGCGCGGGCTGGCGGGTGTACTTCACCCAGCGCGGCGGCCAGGTTATCGTCTTGCTGGCTGGGGGCTCCAAACGCACGCAGCAGAGCGACATCAAGCGTGCCAAGAAGTTGGCCGCGCAATTGGAGGATTGA
- a CDS encoding TAXI family TRAP transporter solute-binding subunit, protein MLKTPSLARTAASLIAGFALAAATAVQVHAAEFITIATGGTSGVYYPLGVALSQVYTKAIPSAKTAVQATKGSVENLNLLEAGRAEVGFSLGDSLSDAWKGDAEAGFKAPLKKLRTMAAIYPNYVQIVASADSGIKTLADLKGKRIAVGAPKSGTELNARAILKAAGLSYADFAKVEYLPFGESVELMKNRQLDATFQSAGLGVSSLRDLAATQKIVVVAILAEVVAKVGDAAYQAGMIPANTYEGQATEVPTAAIRNFLVTREGLSDEMVYQMTKAMFTHLPELVAAHAAAKAINLQMAAKGSPVPLHPGAEKYYREVGVSK, encoded by the coding sequence ATGCTCAAAACCCCTTCATTGGCCCGCACCGCGGCATCGCTCATCGCGGGCTTTGCGCTGGCTGCTGCAACGGCAGTTCAGGTTCACGCGGCCGAGTTCATCACCATCGCCACCGGCGGCACCAGCGGGGTGTACTACCCCCTGGGTGTTGCGCTATCGCAGGTCTACACCAAGGCCATCCCCAGCGCCAAGACCGCGGTGCAGGCCACCAAGGGCTCGGTGGAGAACCTCAACCTTCTCGAAGCCGGTCGCGCCGAGGTCGGTTTTTCGCTCGGCGACTCGCTGTCGGACGCGTGGAAGGGTGACGCCGAAGCCGGCTTCAAGGCGCCATTGAAAAAATTGCGCACCATGGCCGCCATCTATCCCAACTATGTGCAAATCGTGGCCAGCGCCGATTCGGGCATCAAGACCCTGGCGGACCTGAAAGGCAAGCGCATTGCCGTGGGCGCGCCGAAAAGCGGCACCGAACTCAACGCCCGAGCCATTCTCAAGGCGGCTGGCCTGAGCTATGCGGATTTCGCCAAGGTGGAATACCTGCCCTTCGGCGAGTCGGTGGAGCTGATGAAAAACCGCCAGCTCGACGCCACCTTCCAGTCGGCGGGTTTGGGCGTGTCGTCGCTGCGCGATCTGGCGGCGACGCAAAAAATCGTCGTCGTCGCCATCCTGGCCGAGGTCGTGGCCAAGGTGGGCGATGCGGCCTATCAGGCGGGCATGATTCCGGCCAACACCTACGAGGGCCAGGCCACCGAAGTGCCCACCGCCGCCATCCGCAACTTCCTGGTCACACGCGAAGGCCTGAGCGACGAGATGGTCTATCAGATGACCAAGGCCATGTTCACCCATCTGCCGGAGCTGGTCGCGGCCCACGCAGCCGCCAAAGCCATCAACCTGCAAATGGCCGCCAAGGGCTCGCCGGTCCCGCTGCATCCAGGCGCGGAGAAGTATTACCGCGAAGTGGGCGTGTCGAAGTAA
- a CDS encoding site-specific integrase encodes MPSISRTFDLKADAEAWAREIEREVQRGNLAVLRDDAGKITIADVVRSYRTAVVPRLKSNSASQYVRGVEARFGAHFVGAVRGVDVAAWRDDLLRSGLGSQSVIHHLNMLSAIYSFAEKELSIALPAGNPVHAINKPKLPPSRERRLMEAEYEYLLRAADAKRTRYAVGLRQVLIFAVETAARASEILALRWADVDFSRRTCRIRGIGGRETKNGDPFRVVALSSEAIAALQALPRRIDGKVFTWKTPPSMESVWTSCKARALKLYLADCAASNTKPDPAFLADLRFHDLRHEATSRLFEKGLGVMEVASMTGHKSLAMLKRYTHVEAEKLAAKLG; translated from the coding sequence ATGCCGTCAATCTCGCGCACCTTTGACCTCAAAGCCGACGCCGAAGCCTGGGCGCGGGAGATCGAGCGTGAAGTCCAACGGGGCAATCTCGCTGTCTTGCGCGACGATGCCGGAAAGATCACGATTGCCGATGTTGTCCGCAGCTACAGAACGGCGGTGGTTCCACGGTTGAAGTCGAACAGTGCCTCTCAATACGTGCGCGGCGTTGAGGCTCGGTTCGGCGCGCACTTCGTCGGCGCCGTGCGCGGCGTCGATGTGGCGGCATGGCGGGATGACCTGCTCAGGTCCGGCCTGGGCAGTCAGAGCGTCATTCATCACCTCAACATGCTGTCGGCGATCTATTCCTTCGCGGAAAAGGAACTGTCGATTGCCCTGCCTGCCGGCAACCCTGTTCACGCCATCAACAAACCCAAGCTGCCACCAAGCCGGGAGCGGCGCCTGATGGAGGCAGAGTACGAGTACCTGCTGCGTGCTGCCGATGCCAAGCGCACGCGCTATGCCGTGGGCCTGCGGCAAGTGCTCATCTTCGCCGTGGAGACTGCGGCCCGCGCCAGTGAAATCCTGGCGTTGCGCTGGGCTGATGTTGACTTCTCCAGGCGTACCTGTCGCATCCGCGGCATCGGTGGGCGGGAAACCAAGAATGGCGATCCGTTCCGCGTTGTGGCCCTGTCCAGCGAAGCCATTGCGGCCCTGCAGGCCCTGCCCCGCCGCATCGATGGCAAGGTGTTCACCTGGAAAACACCACCGAGCATGGAAAGTGTGTGGACAAGCTGCAAGGCGCGGGCTCTCAAGCTCTACCTTGCCGACTGCGCCGCCTCCAACACCAAACCCGATCCCGCCTTCCTGGCCGATCTGCGATTCCATGACTTGCGCCACGAGGCCACCTCACGCTTGTTCGAGAAGGGCCTGGGCGTCATGGAGGTGGCCAGCATGACAGGGCACAAGTCGCTTGCCATGCTCAAGCGGTACACCCACGTCGAGGCCGAGAAGCTGGCTGCGAAGCTGGGGTGA
- a CDS encoding N-acetylmuramoyl-L-alanine amidase yields the protein MSADRRQFLIQTSTLALLLTTPMLARGATILSVRVWPAADYTRVTLESDQPLTATHFLVPKPPRLVVDVKGLELSPQLKELVGKIKPDDPFIKDVRVAQYAPGVVRMVFDLKQAVKPQVFNLLPVAAYENRMVFDLYPAQGDRLLAFMDREAALDGSPAPADAAGAALTSPSASRSARVAQAKPDSLGDWISQHRAELDGTGPARQPETLARGNAGRRNESGMRQPDALVADNNSRTRTSEQPMRRDRRPERSVLLAIDPGHGGEDPGATGPSGVHEKDVVLLIGRHLRDLAMNTPNMRVMMTRDSDFFVPLWMRVEKAQRANADLFTSIHADGWFTPEARGASVYCLSDGGASSVEARMMAQRENASDAIGGIDINSRDYQVAKVLLDMSTTAQINASMKMAGPTLKKMGSLVHLHSRQVQQASFVVLKSPTVPSMLVETAFISNPEEEARLQTPAYRKQVARSIFEGIREYLATNPPLARRRTLV from the coding sequence ATGAGTGCCGATCGCCGCCAGTTCCTCATTCAGACCTCCACCCTCGCGCTGCTGCTCACCACGCCCATGCTGGCGCGTGGCGCCACCATCCTTTCGGTGCGCGTGTGGCCTGCAGCGGACTACACCCGGGTGACGCTGGAATCGGACCAGCCGCTGACCGCAACCCATTTCCTGGTGCCCAAACCGCCGCGCCTGGTGGTGGACGTGAAAGGCCTGGAACTGAGCCCCCAGCTCAAAGAGCTGGTCGGCAAGATCAAGCCTGACGACCCCTTCATCAAGGACGTGCGGGTGGCGCAATACGCGCCTGGCGTGGTGCGCATGGTGTTCGACCTGAAGCAGGCGGTGAAGCCCCAGGTGTTCAACCTGCTGCCGGTGGCCGCTTACGAAAACCGCATGGTGTTCGACCTTTACCCGGCCCAGGGCGACCGCCTGCTGGCCTTCATGGACCGCGAGGCGGCGCTGGACGGCAGTCCCGCGCCGGCAGACGCTGCGGGCGCTGCGCTGACGTCGCCATCCGCCTCGCGGTCAGCCCGCGTCGCGCAAGCCAAGCCCGACAGCCTGGGCGACTGGATCAGCCAGCATCGCGCCGAACTCGACGGCACCGGCCCCGCACGCCAGCCCGAAACCTTGGCGCGCGGCAACGCTGGCAGGCGCAACGAATCCGGCATGCGCCAGCCCGATGCCCTGGTCGCCGACAACAACTCGCGAACCCGAACCTCGGAGCAGCCGATGCGGCGCGACCGGCGCCCCGAGCGCAGCGTGCTGCTGGCGATCGACCCCGGCCATGGCGGCGAGGATCCCGGCGCCACCGGGCCGTCCGGCGTGCATGAAAAGGACGTGGTGCTGCTCATCGGCCGCCACTTGCGCGACCTGGCGATGAACACGCCCAATATGCGAGTGATGATGACCCGCGACAGCGACTTCTTCGTGCCGCTGTGGATGCGCGTGGAAAAGGCGCAGCGCGCCAACGCCGACCTGTTCACCTCCATCCACGCCGACGGCTGGTTCACCCCGGAGGCGCGCGGGGCCTCGGTCTACTGCCTGTCGGACGGCGGCGCATCGAGCGTGGAGGCACGCATGATGGCGCAGCGCGAGAACGCTTCCGACGCCATCGGCGGCATCGACATCAACTCGCGCGACTACCAGGTGGCCAAGGTGCTGCTCGACATGTCGACCACGGCGCAGATCAACGCCAGCATGAAGATGGCCGGCCCGACGCTGAAGAAAATGGGCAGCCTCGTGCACCTGCATTCGCGCCAGGTGCAGCAAGCGAGTTTCGTCGTGCTCAAGTCGCCAACCGTGCCGTCGATGCTGGTGGAAACCGCCTTCATCAGCAACCCCGAAGAAGAAGCGCGCCTGCAAACGCCGGCTTACCGCAAGCAAGTCGCCCGCTCCATTTTCGAAGGCATTCGCGAATACCTCGCCACCAACCCACCGCTGGCGCGGCGCCGTACCCTGGTTTGA
- a CDS encoding TRAP transporter large permease subunit, protein MNHPQADAHPHLGHGHHAVPEPSDAGHQRKLHGLAQRVVMTAALAFSAYQLVVAAFSPLSSLVMRSLHVGFLLLMIFWVVPAWKRKRWMQQIPGFDWVLGALAFTLGLYHWAFEAELIQRSGDPTTLDLLVGAATVALLFEAARRSLGLALPLVCGLFLLYGLFGQYLPDVVSHRGYGLDQIIGQLYLGTEGIYGIPTLVSATYIFLFILFGAFLEHAGMIRLFNALALGLVGRARGGPAKVAVISSGLMGTISGSGVANVLTVGQFTIPLMTRNYN, encoded by the coding sequence ATGAACCATCCCCAGGCAGACGCCCACCCGCATCTCGGGCACGGCCACCACGCCGTCCCCGAGCCTTCCGACGCCGGACACCAGCGCAAGCTGCATGGGCTGGCGCAGCGTGTGGTGATGACCGCAGCCCTCGCCTTCTCGGCCTACCAACTGGTGGTGGCGGCGTTCTCGCCCCTCTCCAGCCTGGTCATGCGCTCCTTGCATGTGGGCTTTTTGCTGCTGATGATTTTCTGGGTCGTCCCGGCCTGGAAGCGCAAGCGCTGGATGCAGCAAATTCCCGGGTTCGATTGGGTGCTCGGAGCCCTCGCCTTCACCCTCGGCCTGTACCACTGGGCCTTCGAGGCCGAGCTCATTCAGCGCTCGGGCGATCCCACCACGCTGGACTTGCTGGTGGGCGCGGCCACCGTGGCGCTGTTGTTCGAAGCCGCGCGGCGCAGCCTGGGCCTGGCGCTGCCGCTGGTCTGCGGCCTGTTTCTGCTCTACGGCTTGTTCGGCCAATACCTGCCGGATGTGGTCAGCCATCGCGGCTATGGGCTCGATCAGATCATCGGCCAGCTCTATCTTGGCACCGAGGGCATCTACGGCATTCCGACCCTGGTCTCTGCGACCTACATCTTCCTGTTCATTCTGTTCGGCGCGTTCCTGGAGCATGCCGGCATGATCCGGCTGTTCAACGCCCTGGCGCTGGGCCTGGTGGGCCGCGCGCGCGGCGGCCCGGCCAAGGTGGCGGTGATTTCATCCGGGCTGATGGGCACCATCTCCGGCTCGGGTGTGGCCAATGTGCTCACCGTCGGCCAGTTCACCATTCCGCTGATGACGCGCAATTACAACTAG
- a CDS encoding addiction module antidote protein — protein MPERIKVADLPTFDAAPYLDSEEAVAAFLTDILDANDPALLAAALGDIARARGMSDIAKETGIAREALYKALRPGAHPRFDTINRVCAALGVRLVAQPVHVGG, from the coding sequence ATGCCAGAACGCATCAAAGTCGCCGACCTGCCGACATTCGACGCGGCGCCGTATCTCGACAGCGAGGAAGCTGTCGCCGCCTTCCTGACCGATATTCTTGACGCCAACGACCCGGCGCTGCTCGCGGCCGCGCTGGGGGACATCGCCCGTGCTCGCGGCATGAGCGATATCGCCAAGGAAACGGGCATCGCACGCGAGGCGCTGTACAAAGCGCTGCGCCCCGGCGCGCATCCGCGTTTCGATACCATCAACCGCGTATGCGCGGCCCTAGGGGTGCGCCTGGTGGCGCAGCCCGTACATGTTGGTGGCTGA